The Bos indicus x Bos taurus breed Angus x Brahman F1 hybrid chromosome 21, Bos_hybrid_MaternalHap_v2.0, whole genome shotgun sequence genomic interval CAGCACGTCCTGGCCCCACTCAGGCTTCCTGGTCAGGTGAAGCTGCAGCTGTGCCGGCTGGCCCACAGCGCCCCCAGACCCCAACAGATCTAGGAAGGGTGAAGAGGTCCTCCGCACACCCAGCATTTTCTGGGAGGCCTTCATAAACACAGATCGCTCCTCAGGGGATCCTGACAGAAATGAGAGCCAGGAAAGACATCAGTGGGGAGGATTCAAGAGGAACAATGACCTTCTTAGGGAAACAAGGCTCCCAGAAACTCCCAGACCCCCTCCCAAAGTCCCAACCCCAAGAATAGCTGCTGAAAGAGATGATACAGCCTCACAGCTGAGAACATGGGGATGGGTATTGCTGGCCGCTGGACTCAAACCCTCGCTGCATCCTGGTCCCTTCCCCTCTTGGTGCAGGGCTCTGTCACGTATAGCCCAGGGATATCTCCTTGCCTCATAGAGTTGCCAAAAATTGGGGTTCAATGAGCTCCTGAATATAAGCACTGGATGCTGTTCTTAGTCGTCTTTTGAGGAGGAGGTAGTTAGGTTAGGTGGTGATGGTTTACACGTGAGAGTCATCTTCAAACCTCTTTGCTGCTGGGCAAGCAAAGGAGGTTACAGCTGCCCCCCTCCCTGAAAACCCTGGGGTCCCAGGCACCTTCTGGGTACTTGTAGGAGCTGGTGATGTTCTGGCGCTGGTCTGACCCTACCATCTTGGTGCTGATTTCCTTCCCGATGGAACTGGTGTTATGGGCCAGGATTTCCTGGGCCTGGCCATCTTTCAGTAGCCAAACGACTTCATCAGCGTTCACCTCGGCATACACAAATGGGGTATCGTAAGGCAGGTGGACCTCCCCTTCCCTGATGGCCTTCACGGAGGCAGGGCCACAGCGAAACAGCCCTGGGCAGGGAACAGGAGTTGTGGACCACTAACTTGGCTGCTGACAGGTGGACTAGGGCCAGTGGGTCGTGGCCatgggagacagaggagggaggtgggatggggagaggcagTGGCATCACTGAGCCTCCTCCACAGGGTGCTCTCCAGTTCCCACGAATTCATCTGATGCTCACAGCCACCCTGGGAAGCATCATCCTCACCTTCCCTCCTTTACAGGGGAGCAAATGTCTGAGAGGTACAGTGACTTACTGGCCCACCCAGCCGTCAATGGCAAAGTTAGACCCCTGACCCGAAGTTGTCTCTGCTACAACTTTGGAAAGTGGATGAAGTGGGACAGGCATCGCTCCCTTTCGGCCTCCTGCTCACCGGGTCAGTCACTTTGATTGGCCTCCCCACAGAGCCCAGGCCCTTCCATAGTGGTCTTCACTCACCGCTGCTGGTTTGCTGGGGAGTGGGGTCCAGAACCTGCCACCCATTGTATCCTGGAGGGAGATCTTTCCGGATCATCCAGCACTCATTCCAGACATGGAAATTCCTGCAGAAGGCAGTAAGGAGAAAAGGGCTCACATTTTCAGAAGATTTGCCAGGTATCAGACCctacacttggagaaggaaatggcaacccactccagtgttcttgcctggaaaatcccagggatgggggagcctggtgggctgccgtctatggggtcgcacagagtcagacacgactgaagtgacttagcagcagacccTACACTGAGTGCTTTATATCAttgtttctcctattttttttttacatttgaaagTAATTTCAAGCTTACAGTAAGTTGCAAGACTAGGATAAACACCACCCATATACCCAGTTCATCTATTGTTAGCATTTTGCTCTATTTGCTTTCGCACTGGCTTTCTTTCAGATGGAGATTTCCTAGAATAGGGATCTTCCTTTACATACTCTTATACAGTTCTCAACTTCATGCAtttaatatttatactttatCTACCTTATTGTCTATATTTCAGTGTTGTCAGTTGACCTAATTATGTCCTTTACGGCATTTGTTTCCACCCAGTGCAGGATCACACATTGCTTTTAGTTGTGCAATACCCTCTGTGTCCTTTGAACTGGAAGAGTTCCTCAGGCTGTTTTTATCACATTGACATTTTGAACATAGTCTTGATTGACCGATTTTTATCAGAGTGGCCCTCATTTTGGACTTGCCcgatgtttcctcatgattaggtTCAGGCTGTGTGTTCACAGACAGAATTCTGCACGAATGTATGTCCTCCCCAGGTACACTACTGCTCATTGAGCCAGAGAAGTTTCAGCCCTCGAGGAGctcagagagggagggagtgcTAGGGACAGCAGCTAATTCTCATACAAACTCAAAGGTCTTACCTGGAAACTGGCTGGAAAAGCAAAAACAGGAAATCAGATTTGGGgtagaagagaggagaaaggaaccAGGGGAAGCAACGAGAGATCCAAAAATAAagggacacacagagacacacacagatgcCAGCCAGGAGGGagagtggggcagggagaggagaggtCGAGAGAGATCAGAGTAAGTATGCAGAGACAGCTAGTCCTGGCTTTGCCCTGAGAGAGAAACGGAGAAATGTGCAGACAGACAGAAAGGCTCAGTGAAGGAAGAGTAAGATGAGGTCAGTATTCAGAGGGCTCACAATCTGTTCATTTGGTTGCCAACCTCAGAGTACATTAACTCATAGTCTTCTGTGTCTGGAATGAGCTTGATGTGATAATCTGATTAGCTGGATCAGCTTTCTGGCTGAGGACTGGCTGAGCACTGGCAACAATGTATGGGGCAGAAATTCCTTAAGGCCAGAAAGCATCAGAATTTTCCTGCCCTACCTGGAATGGAGTAGAGATCTGCAGGAGACAGTGCCCCTTACCATATTTTGTCTCGTTTCTGAGTTGGCAGCATCTCTGCATGTTGGTCATAGTAGGTGTCAATGGTCAAGTTCGCATCCGAGTTGTGTGCAGAACGGAAATTGGAAACAACACGTGTTGGAACACCTAAGCATCTCATTACTAAAGAGAGGAAAAGCATGGGGAATTACCAAATCCATTTCAAGCAGAATCACTGGTCTCAGGTACATACTTTGTCACTTTTAAGCTGGAGGAGAGAAAAAGGCCACGGTGCTTGCAGATCTGTACCTACACCTCCTTTATCCTCAGAGCACCGCACCCAGGCCCAGAAACCTTGCAGCCTACCTGTGCGATCCATGGTTTCCATTCCACCAGAGAAAGAAATCACTTGAGGCTCTTAAAACAATTTACAACACTTAAAACAATTAACAACAACTCAATTGATCATTTAGGGCTTTTCCCATTCAGCAGCTTTCCAAACCAAAAACAGAGAACCTAAACAATTGAtaatctgaaagaaaagaaaaaaaatgagacctGTGCTGTGGTCAGAAGAGAAGCAGTGTGACCTTAAGTAGACggcttaacttctctgggccttagtCCTTAGCTTATATGTAACAAAATGGAGTTGGACCAGATGATTTTCAGTTCTGAAATTCTGGATCTTTAACTCAATTCAAATGAAAGGGTTTGAAAGAGGTAAGAGAGAAATCAGAGTATGGATAGAAGAGCAGGATAGATTTATAGAGATACACAGAAGACATCAGTGACAAAGGGAATCTTGCCTGGACAGTGAGGGAATGACCATCTTCGATAAGACAACAGCACCCTCTTGTGGCTTTTTAGGAATCACAAAGCAGACACTATACCAtcgtcctggagaaggaaatggcaacccattcctacTGCCACCACCAGACACACCTATCAGGGGCAGATGAAATTAAGCCAAGAGCCAGATGTGACCTTTGAAACCCAGGCCCCCACCTGTACAGGCAAGATGAGGAGTTTAGAGATAGGTTTATCCCACCCCTaaggagcctggcatgatgcagtgcatggggtcatgaacagtcagacatgatttagcgactgaacaacaatccttCTTAGGAGCAAATGGTGCCCATTGAGGCTGCTGTGGGGATGCCAATGCTTTGAAATGTAAGAGGACTATTGAGATTGGCcagtctttttgttttgattcatTCAAGAGCCCCAAAGGATACCACCGGTCTGCAATCACCTGTCCACTCCCAGCACAGCTCTTGGGCTTTTCACAAATCTTTGGCAGGGGTGAGAGTCAGACCAGGGCTGCGAGTGGCCAGAGGTAACAGCAGAAGCAGCTCTCCTCTCATGCAAAGGCTGTAGATTCTAGGGCCTGGCAGTGGAGAGGCCCAGACGTGGAGCAAAGATAGAGATCCAGACCTTCTCCCTCTCTCCGCAGAGTCTAAGGGCCTAAGCCCTCCTCCTTAACTCCTGCCTGATCAGGGACATCCCAGCCTAAGGCAAATCTGGCTGTACTAAGTGCTGGCACTGTGCTGAGCATTTTCCAATGAAAACAAATGAGCACAATGAGGTCAATTGATTTCAGCACTCATATTTAAACTTCTCCGCTGTCTGCAGCACCTGTACATAACTACGAAGCTGTGTTGCCCTTCTCATAAAAGTTTAGAACTTCAGCCCCTTTCTCTGCCCTTCGCATTCTGTGCTCCCTCATTCTCCAACTCAGAGTCAGCATATTGGTTCAGTAAACATTTCTCGAGCCTCACAGTGGAACAGGCAGCACTGTACCAGGTACTTCTGCCTCTTGGGGGAGGATAAACAGGCACTACAGTGCTTTCCATCTTTCCCTCATATCCACAGATAATATGATTGATGACTAGGGACTAAATTATAAATaactgataaatatataaaacatggaTGCTCCTTAAGGGTAGTTAACAAAGTAGTAAATCTCTTAATTATAACTCCTCAagaatctctcagttgtgtttggGAGCCGGCAGCTCTGCCTACAGGTGAGATCAGGTTTTCCCAGATCATCTGCCGGCATCTCAAGCTTCCCCCAACTTGCCCCTGACCCCAGGCTTATCTTGAGCTGAGGAGCCTGAGCTGGTGGCAGAAAGAAGCCACTTTTGCCACCACTTTGGGACCAGAAGCCCATCTATCCAGGTGACCATTCTAATAGTCTAACTGCTCCATCAAGGAGTCTGTGGAGTGACTGCAGCACTTCACTGGATATTGCAGGATTCCCTGAGACTAGCGAGTGTGCTGTTTAAGAGCTGAATATCCACGACTCCTTAGCCGTGGGGCTGTAGACAAGCCACAATTAACCGAGGTGAAGTAGAGACAATCCCGCCCGACCTCAGAGGGTTATCATAGTCAATAAGCCAGCCTGCATTCCCACCCCGCCCTCCTCACTCACCCGTACACATCACAGCtgcaaagacccagcactgcccgTACTTCACAGGCTGCCCGCCCCTGGCCGCCCACTGCCGCAGAATGGCCACGCTGCCCGTCCACTCCAGGGGGCTGACCCCCCGGGAGTAGTCCTCTCCCCAGTTCCCCTGCAGCACGCCGCTGTCGTCGTTGCTGTTGATCTAAAGAGGACAGACAGATGAGTTTCCGAAGTGCCGGTGCTGGGGACGCTGGGGTGGGGCCGGGGAAGCTTCCGGTCTTACCATGGCGCTCACCACCCTGCAGATGTACACCACGTCGTTCCGCTGCGAGTAGTCTTTGGACGGGTTCTTTAAGAAGTACAGGCTCTTGTTCAGAATCTCAAAGCAGATATCTATGATGTCCTCTTCAAACTTGCCGGGGAAGTCACGGGAgaacaaagagaagaataaaaacgTCTTCAATTCTGAAGCCAACTCGGTAGCACTGACGTTTAGGGATGGTGTATATGTGGTGGGGGTAGGTGCTAAATATCAGACCAGGTCCTGCCTTCACGGAGCTTATAAGTCAAGTTGGGAGGGTGTCAGATTAGGACTTGAAGAACTAACCTGTGTGTTTCTGAAGGAAAACGCAAATGGAATTTAAAGAGATTAGAGTCAAATGAAAGAAGACTATTGGAGCCGGTGGGCTTGGAAAGACTAAATAGACAGGAAGAGCTCCAGGTAGGGGTGTTCACTTGAGGGCTTTGGGCGCAATGGGTACCagagacagaggctcagagatgttcttTCTGGAGGACTTGTGGGGTTAGGAGACGATCCGATGGATAAATATAAGGCTAGGCATGTGAGGAGTGAGAAGAGCATGGAGAGCCTTGAAGTCAGGGAGAGGGTCCAGCATTGATGGTGTGGCACAGAAGACAGTGTAGACCCAGGACATACAACATGTATTTGTACATGCATCCTAACACTTTCGGCTATCAAATGCCCTGGTGGTTTTCAAAAAAGTATACAGGTTGTCAGGGAACAGGAAACTGATCTTCCTCAGCAAGgctccctgcttcctgcccccaccccactcttCCCTCCCAGGGTGTGTGGACAGGGCTGAGATGGCAGTGGGAGGCGGAGGCAAACTATCCTAGCCAAGGCTGGAGGTGGAGAGTAGAAAAGTTGCTCAAAGGTCCCCTGCTGTGTACTCTAACTGGATAATTGGTGTTATTAAAGAACTGCGTTCATTATTTCAGTTACAATAATGGATTGTGGTTTAATTTTTCAAAGAGTCATCATCTTTTAGAACTACAGTTGGAAGTATTAGTGAACTAAATGACGTGGTAATTTGCTTCCAAAAAATTCAGTGATGAGGTAggaagaatgggggaaaatacaCCAGGGATCAgcagtttttctgtaaaggaccagataatAACTATTTTAGCCTTTGCAGGCCATAGGGTCTCAGTCTCCACACGCAATTCTACCATTGTGGCGTGAAAGTAACTACAGATGGTACCTCAATCAGTGAGCATGCCCGTGTTCCAATAAAAGGGTATTATTAGACACCGAAGTTTGAACTTCATATAATTTGCACATCACaaaatacagtcagccctctgtatcagtgggttctgcatccatggattcaaccaataGAATCAAAAATATTAGGGggaaaaattcttgaaaattccaaaaaagcaaaacttgaatttgctgcacaATTCCAGgagctatttacatagcatttacattgttttaggtattataagtatCTAGAGACTTTAAAAGTATATGAGAAGTAtatgtgtaggttatatgcaaatattatactattccattttatataagggacttgagcatgcTTGGTTTTGGTATCTGGGGAGGCGTCCTGAAATCAATGCCCTGAAAATACTAAAGGGtgactgtgttcttttttttttttaatgtgtgttttttGGCAGTTTGAAAAGTATGAAAACCATTCTAACCTCTTGGGCCATgcaaaaacaggcagtgggccaCAGGCTATAGTTTGTAAATCCTTGATACAGATGAAACAAGATTCACCACAAATTGATCACCATTGAAGGTAAGAGGTTCATGGAGGTTCATTAGAGTAGCCTGTCTACTTGCATTATGCTTTAAGTTTTTcatacaaaacattaaaaactgagaagaaaaagcatttccccttccttccttgcgCCTCTCACTCCAGCACTACACACCCTGACTTCTGTTAGCGGTACTTCGCGAGCTAACAGTTGTCTAAGGCCCACTGTTACCTGCCCGTAGTTCCAGGGCCAGGGGGTGATGAATCTTTCATGACCCTTGTAAACAAAGCCATAGTCCATCATGATATACTCCTGCAGCAGCGTTTCACTTGGCAGGTAGACATCGTCCTCTGAGCAGTTAAGAGTAGCAGAGGGGACAAAGCCccaaaccaaaaaataaacagtaataaaattaaaaaacagtaacGACAGTATCTTCCTGGATAATCAGAGAAGCAATGGGTTGATGGCAATAGAAATCAAGACTGGGCTCCTTAAAAGTCTATGTGCTTTTCCAGAGGCCAGCGATATAATCTATACTTTAGAAAAAGATTATCTTCTCTTGGTTTTAAAAGCAGCAAGCTGGTCATAGAGATTTGGAAAATATGGATGACGGAAAGAGGACAATGAAGATCACCCCTTCCCACTACTGAGACACCCATCATTATATTTTGGTGTAACCTGTCTGCACTTTTTCTGCACATATGTGTAATTAAGATCATATGTGTTCCATTTCCTGGTTGATTTCATTTAACATCAAGCCATGAACTTTTTTATCATCCCATTAAAAATTCTCTGTTAAGGTGATTTTTAGTGAGCACATGGTAACACATTGCATAGATATACAGCAGTTTATCTTCGGGACTTGCTAAGTAGACCCTCACAGAATGTTCTCAATGGATCAGTCAGCATTACAACCTGTGAACACGTTATACCTGCACTCCAAGGGTTAAAAAGTAGGATGAAGGTCCCCAGAGGGTGGGTCGTGCTATGACTTGGGCCCTGAGAGATCTCCATCTTCAGAGAGTAGGAACCAATGACTGCACTGGGTGGTGTGAAAAGGGAGACATCGAGCGAGTTGGCATGAACAGTGAAGTCAGAAGCACTCCAGCCCTTGCCTTGTCGGTCTTGGGTGAGCAAGAAGGTGGCTCGGGTTCCCAGCAGCTCCTTGGGTGCTGGTCCTTTGTAGGAGAGAAAGACCCTGAAGTGAGGCTCAAAATCTGTGTGACCTGATTGCAGGGGACCTGGAAGGACCCTTACCTCCTCCCACAACGTGCTAATCCTTTTACCACCACTAGGTGTCCTCGGACGAACACTTAACATCTGTGTAGTGCTAGTCGTGTCAgactgtaaccccatggactgtagctcaccaggatcctctgtccatgggatttcccaggcaagaatactggagtgggtagccattctgttctccaggggatcttcccgacccagggatcaaacccaggtctgttgcattgcaggcatattctttattaagtgtgtgcatgctaagtcgcttcagtcgtttctgagtctttgcaacctatggagcatagcctaccaggctcctctgtccatggaattatccaggcaagaatactggagtgtgttgccatgccctcctccaggggatcttcctgagccagggactgaacccacgttttttatgtcttctgcattggcaggtgggttctttaccactactgtcacctgggaagcccctttacaaTGTAGGCCTCAgtgtttttttgttctgtttttactctgtaaaatgggatcgtAATAGTACCCACCAGAAAGTCTTGTCACGGAGTGAATGAGAGAATGTGCGAGATAACGTGCATGAGTTGTTAGCACAGTGCCTGTTGCATATTTAAAAGTTGTCTGTTATTATCACAACCTTAGTTGGCTGAGTCAGCCAGATCTTAAGTGCACTAATAGGGATCTGGGGGGTCCcaggagaagagaggggagggTGGTTCAGAAAGCAGGGGCAGGGGCCCTACAGATGAACTTTGTCTTGGGGAGGGGTGGGCTTACCTGTCTCAGCCACAAAGGTGATGGAGTCCTTCTTTGAGTGGAAGGGGCGGTTGAAATGCAGCTGGATGGTGAAGGACTGGCTACGGCGCACGATGAGCCGCTGGAGGCCCATCTCCTGTGTGTGATGCTCCTGGTTGTTCTTGGCGCTCTGCAGGTCGACGGACCTGAGCTCCAAGGCTGCCACTAGGGGGTGAGATGGGGCAAGGGGACAGCTGTGGCTTCCTGGGCTCAGCATCCCCAGTACTTCTCGACATTTCTGTTGCACGTGGCTCTAACTTGGCTATGATTGCTGTCCAGATCTTAGACCCCTCTGCACCCTGCTGCCTAGTTTCAGGACTCAGAGAGCAATTCAGCACCGTGATTCCAGTGACCTCTGAACCTAGCTCAAGAACTGAGGTCCCAGACAACACAACATTTTCAGATAACTGAAACTTAACCCTTGAAGTGCCATCTTGTGGTCTTAATCGCTTTGGTTGACAAGCTTTCTAAAAATTACTCTATTATCctgatgaaagaagaaagagcatACTAGAATTTTGTATTAATTAAGTCAAAGACAGGcgactacagtccacagagtcccaaagagtcagacacgactgagcgactcacactttctAAGTCAAAGAACTGACTGGAGGCTGGGACCTCAGCTACAGGCAAGTCCCTGCTTTAGGATGTGGGTGCAGCTGGGCACCACAGGGTTATTTACAACTTAATTTCTTACTTCTCAGCCACGTTCCAGGTGGATAAAGACAGTGGCTGCTGCCTAATGTGTATACTTAGTGTATAATCTTAAGAGTCTCATGGCATAATAGGCAAGGTGCAAGATGTCGCCATCTTGGCTGtgagaccttgagcaagtcacttaaggTCCTTGGACATCAGTGTCCTCGGCTGAAAAATGGTGACAATGGTGTGCCCACCTCCTAGGGTTCATGTGGGCATTAAGTGAGGATTCACATGTAAAGGCCTTGGCGTGGTGGCAGGTGCAGGGTGAGCGCTCAGGCAGCAGTACTTGCTCTTAGCACGTTGCCTCGGGTTGTGTTTGCTTCACTGTTTTTGCTGGTGATAAAAACGCATTCAGTCCTTTCCCTCCGAGGAGCACATCCGTTATCTCAGTGGTTCTAAACGGGGGAATTTTTGGCCCCTGCAGGACATTTGGCAAAATCTGGAGACGtctttggttgtcacaactgggggaGAGACTGCTACAGGCGTGTAGTGGGTAGCTACTGGGGATGCTGCCAAACAGCACCCTAAAGGAAAACTCATGTTTGCTCCAGCCAGTTTCTGTGTCGTTTGCAATTTGAACTCTTTTTTCACTTAAGTTCTTTACAATTTCACTAAATGAGTTCACTTTGATGGTTTTAGCCTGTCTTTGTTACCTGGCTGAATTTTTTTGAGTCCTAATTCTTTCACCCAAACACTTTCTCTTGCCATCTGGGAACGGGCGAAACTGTCTTCCAGGTTGTCGTCCGAGTCTTTGGTCATACGATGATTTAGGCATTAAGGGTTAAGTCCAAGGCCAGTGGAGTATTACCGTTGGAGCTTCCTTCCACATTAACACTGAGTCATTGGGAAatacgggagcctggtgggctgccttctctggggtcatacagagtcggacacgactgaagccacttagcagcagcagcagagatgttcAGCTAGCTGTGACTACATCTAATTCTTTATGTGAGGAAACTGGATtaggtggggtttttttgtttttgttttttttttaggtgtttttaaattttcttcacagtcgaaAGTCAAATCCAGCTTTCATTTTGTATCTTTCTCACAAATTTGTCAAACATCTGGCTGAAAACAGAACGTGTACAATGCTCCCTTGACCCCCTCTCCTAGTAACAAGCTTTCCTTGAGGCAGATTCAAAGGTGAATCACGGGATCAAATAGTACAAAGTTTTCCAACCTTTTAAATGTAACATAGGTACTTAAATAGTTATATTATTGGAACCAGAAAATTCAGGGCATAATCCAAGACAGATGACTGTGAATAATTAAACAGCATTTTGTAAACATGTCTAACCTATTAGTAGTTTGTGAAATCAATTTAGAGAAATGTgaccaatatttttttaaagagtagaatAGAAAATATCACAATGCATCCTACATTAATTATATTCACTTAATATAATTATGCATTTAGCTCACTGAAGTGTTTTTCATGTCAAGGAGACGGTGACTTCAGAGAACAAAAGGGAGGGCCTTCAAGAGAGCAGGCAAAGAAAGCCAAGAGGATCAACAAGAAGTTCAACAAAACAGGAAATCAAGCAGAATCAATTagtaaaaaaaactgtaaaaaaacaaCATAGTAACGCCCACAAGGCTGTCTCGCCTTGGCCACCAGCCCACAGGGGTTAATGACGAGTAAGATTAGAAGTAAGTCACGGCTGCATGACTCCTGGTGCTTGACTAACACAAAGACAAGGATATAGAAGGATCAAAATATATCCCCAAGTATTATGAGCCTTAAAGTGAATAGAGACCTTAGAGCAGCTGTGTGCTTGCAGTGAGCTCTGAGGTGCCAACCTCCTGACCTCAGAGACATCAAAACACTTAGACGTCCCAAGTTCCCCTCGGGTCTTGGCTCAGACGTAACCATCACACAGGGACTTTCCTTAACCACTGAACATGATGCCCCATCCCCTGCCCTATGATCATCTGCCATCACAACAGCCTTTTGACTTTCTGCAGAGCACACTTCATAGCATCTAGAATCAGTTTCAGGAAGCAGAAACCTTGGCCATCTTCTCACCCCTGTACGCCTCCCCCATTGCCTAGAAGGAACCATTGTTCCTAATTGCTGATAATTACAGCTGATATTCGCTGAACACTTAGCACATGCTAGGCACTGTGTGAAGCATTTGATGTGTCTGAAATCATTTTTGTTCTCTCAGCCACTCTGGGATGGAGGTGTTCATATTGTCCCTGCCATGCAGCAAGGACAGGGCTGGGCTCAAACCCCCGTAGGCTGGCTCTAGAGCCTGCCCCCTTAACCTCCACGATCTCCTGCCTTTCCTGGTGGGTGCTTGGAGATGTTTG includes:
- the TGM7 gene encoding protein-glutamine gamma-glutamyltransferase Z, with the translated sequence MDEVAALELRSVDLQSAKNNQEHHTQEMGLQRLIVRRSQSFTIQLHFNRPFHSKKDSITFVAETGPAPKELLGTRATFLLTQDRQGKGWSASDFTVHANSLDVSLFTPPSAVIGSYSLKMEISQGPSHSTTHPLGTFILLFNPWSAEDDVYLPSETLLQEYIMMDYGFVYKGHERFITPWPWNYGQFEEDIIDICFEILNKSLYFLKNPSKDYSQRNDVVYICRVVSAMINSNDDSGVLQGNWGEDYSRGVSPLEWTGSVAILRQWAARGGQPVKYGQCWVFAAVMCTVMRCLGVPTRVVSNFRSAHNSDANLTIDTYYDQHAEMLPTQKRDKIWNFHVWNECWMIRKDLPPGYNGWQVLDPTPQQTSSGLFRCGPASVKAIREGEVHLPYDTPFVYAEVNADEVVWLLKDGQAQEILAHNTSSIGKEISTKMVGSDQRQNITSSYKYPEGSPEERSVFMKASQKMLGVRRTSSPFLDLLGSGGAVGQPAQLQLHLTRKPEWGQDVLLKLHARRVVDRAHPQGPIHLVVGFCAQTLLHNGGTRQPLWRQKVHLTLDFGEDIQWPLSLPYNNYRNKLTDEKLIRVSGIAKVEETGRFMLVLKDISLEPPHLSIEVSERAEVGKALRVHISLTNTLSVALSHCTMVLEGSGLINGQISNDLGTLVAGHTIEIEVDLYPIKAGPRQLQVLVSSNEIKEIKGYKDIFVAAARAP